The window TCGTCGCCCCGAATTGCTGCAATCGCTGCTCGATTTGTTGCCCCTGGATGTGGATCACTACGACGTTAAATCGATACTCGCATGCGCCGCAGAGCGAAAACTGACTTCCGGCCAATTGGCACAGATCGAGCGATTTTATCGACAGACTCGCGACGAGCAAGCCAAGATGAGAGCTGCTCATGCCCTGTTGCAGTTGACGCACGACGAAGAGTACTTCGACTATCTCGAGACTCTGGCGCGAGCTCTGCCGCGCGGCGAACAGAACGACTTCGACCGTCCTAGTCGCGTGGCGGCAGCGCAACTGCTCGAATATGCGAGCCAGTCCGGCCACCATCGCAAGCGAGCTTACGCGCTGCTGAAGTTCTTGATCACGGAGTTGGAGAAGGATCAAAAGCCAGAGTGGTCGCAACTGACCGGTTATGCAAGCGCGACCGGTCAACTTGGGTCGCAGGCTGATTTGCCATTCCTGGAGAAGGTTGCCCGCGACGAATCGCCCTACAATGCAGGAGTCGGCATTCGAGCGATGGCGAAAATCGATCCGAAACTAGCGCTCACGCACTTACATCGGCGAATCGAGCAGAACTGTCGCGCGGAGGATGAGAATTATCGCTGGGAGGTCTCGGCCAACTACGATCTCATCCTCGCCGAGCGCGACCGGGCTGCCGTTCCGCTCTTGCAACAAGCCTGGCAGCGTCATCTGCGGGACGTGCCCCAACATGCTGACTCGGAGTCCTTCGGCCCCAAGTTTGTGATTGCCTACTTGCAAGCAGAAACGGTTGACCAACGTGTGGTGGCTGCGGTCGAAGTGGCCCAGAAGTGTTTTGAGTTGAGTACCGAAGTGCGAAAACGACTGGCCGATCAGTTGATCGCCGAAGGGGGCGATCCGGCTCGTTGTCGCGAAATAATTCAGTCCGACATCCGGCTACGTCCAGCGCGAGGCCGCTGAGATCCATTTTCGCTCATCGCAATTTCATGAAAATGTCACCTCACATCACCGCACCTCTTCGCCGTCGGGATTTTGTCTCGGCGGGCGCGGCGGGATTGCTGGGGTTGTCGCTGCCGCAGTTGATGGCAGCGAAAGATCTTGCCAAACAAGCTGCGCCACCGGCGAAGGCCAAGGCAGTGATCTTGCTGTTTATGTGGGGTGGGCCGGCGCAGCAGGAGACTTGGGATCTCAAGCCGAATGCACCGGCTGAGATTCGGGGCGAGTTCAAGCCGATCAGCACCAACGTGCCTGGGATTCAGGTCAGCGAGCACTTTCCGCTGCTGGCGCAGCGATGCGATAAGCTCGCGATCATCCGCTCGATGACGCACGGCGATGTGAACCACACGACGGCGACGCATCATTTGCTGACAGGTTTTCCTTATCGGCAAGGTGCTGACTTTCGCGCCGATTGGCCGCACATGGGGGCGGTGCTCGCCAAGCTCGGACGCGGCAAAGATCCGCTGCCGCCGTTTGTGCAGATGCGGCCGAAGATGCCTGGCGACGTGCCGCGGTTCGTCGAAGAGAGTCACGGCCAATTCGCCGGCTGGTTGGGATCGACCTGGGATCCGCTGACCATCGACGCTCGGCCTGATCTGCCCGATTACCGCGTCGGCGATTTTCAACTGCAGGAAGGCTGGTCGGCCGAACGTCTGCAAGGTCGTAAGTCGCTCCTCGGTAATCTCGAAGATCGGCTCACTCAACTCGAGAACCGCGGTTCGCTCGGCGCTCGGGCACGTCACTACAGTCGGGCGTTCGATTTGCTGGCGAGTGGCGCCGGGCAGAATGCTTTCGACCTCACGCAGGAGCCCGACAAGATTCGCGATCAGTACGGCCGCAATCCGCACGGCCAATCAGTGCTGCAAGCGCGCCGGCTCATCGAGCGCGGCGTGCCACTGGTGACGGTATTCTGGCCCAACGATGGAATTAAGAATGTGAGCGTCTATTGGGATACGCACAGCCGCAATTTCATTGATCACAAAGAGCGCTTGATGCCGCCAGCCGATCGGGCTTTCAGCGCGCTGCTAGATGATCTGAAAGAGCGCGGCCTCTTCGACGAAACACTCGTTGTGTGGACCGGAGAGTTCGGCCGCACCCCAAAGATTGGTCAGCGGAACAGCGATGCCGGCGCTGGCGCCGACGGCCGCGATCATTGGCCCAATTGCTTCACCAGCGTGCTTGCCGGCGGCGGCATCCACGGCGGGCAGGTCTATGGCGCGTCGGATCGTCACGCGGCCTATCCGGTCGACAATCCGGTGAACCCCGTCGACCTCGTCGCGACCATCTACCATCAACTCGGTGTGCCAGCCGATTTAGAATTGCCCGACACGCTCGGCCGGCCGCTGGTGATTTGCCCAGGGCGGCCGATTCAGCAACTCATTTCCTAAACAACCTCTCCGCCGCCGGATACCTGCAACCCGGGAGAAGCTTTGTGAATTCCTCAATCGCTCACTGGCTGCTGCTCGGCGGCCTCTTCTTGTTGCCGAATGTTTCGCAGGCTCGCGAATGGCAAGACGCCACCGGTGCGTTCAAGGTTGAGGCCGATTTGCTCGGCGTCGTCGAGGATCGCGTCAAACTGCAAAAACCAGACGGCAGCACGATCGAGGTGCCGCTGGCGAAGCTCAGCGCCAAGGATCAAACCTTTGTGAAGGAATGGCAAACCGCCAAGCCACAAGTCGCGCTCATCGCCAAGCTGTCGGACAAGGAGGAGAAAATGCGGCGCAAGGTGCTGTACGATCTCATGGAATTGAAACTGCCTGTGGCCGAAACGTTGCCGCATTTGATTAGGGCCGCGGAAGACTCAGACCTTAATCTGGCCGACCCAGCCATGCATTACCTGAGCGAAATGGGAACCGTGGCTCGGCCTGCATTACCCGCGCTGGAGCGAATCGCGGCGCGGCCGGACAAGAACGGCTTCACCATGGCAGCGGAATGGGCGATTTTCAACATTCGCTATCGGCTGCAACACTTTGGGGCTTCAGGCGCCGAAATGCATGGGATGGCCGTGCTGCCAGACGGAAAATCCGTCATCGCTTCCGGCACGGGTCGCGGCGAATCATCGCTCAACCATTGGGATCTAACCACCGGCAAGCTCATCCGCGAGTTCAAGCTGC is drawn from Anatilimnocola floriformis and contains these coding sequences:
- a CDS encoding DUF1501 domain-containing protein, whose product is MKMSPHITAPLRRRDFVSAGAAGLLGLSLPQLMAAKDLAKQAAPPAKAKAVILLFMWGGPAQQETWDLKPNAPAEIRGEFKPISTNVPGIQVSEHFPLLAQRCDKLAIIRSMTHGDVNHTTATHHLLTGFPYRQGADFRADWPHMGAVLAKLGRGKDPLPPFVQMRPKMPGDVPRFVEESHGQFAGWLGSTWDPLTIDARPDLPDYRVGDFQLQEGWSAERLQGRKSLLGNLEDRLTQLENRGSLGARARHYSRAFDLLASGAGQNAFDLTQEPDKIRDQYGRNPHGQSVLQARRLIERGVPLVTVFWPNDGIKNVSVYWDTHSRNFIDHKERLMPPADRAFSALLDDLKERGLFDETLVVWTGEFGRTPKIGQRNSDAGAGADGRDHWPNCFTSVLAGGGIHGGQVYGASDRHAAYPVDNPVNPVDLVATIYHQLGVPADLELPDTLGRPLVICPGRPIQQLIS